GGCGCCGAGCTTGCTGGCCGCGAAAAGTCCGGCAGCCATCACGGCATAGGCCAGCGCGACAGCGGGCGTCACGCCAAATCCGCCGCCGATGCCGACGGCCTCGCCGTGCATGAAGCCGAAATAGGTCAGGACCGCACCGACCAACGCGAAGGCCGATGCCTTCTCGAAGTCACGCTCGATGATGAAGACACCGATCGCTCCCAGGATGAGGCCACCGAGGATGGAGCCGCCGCCCATCACCTCCAACCCGTGGTAGAACACACCCTGCTGCGGCAGCGCCGCGATCGCGGCGGCCTTGACCGCGTCCGCCTTGTCGGCAGCGAGCCCGCCGACAGTTGTCGCCGCCATCATGGTCGAGCCCAGCATGGTGTCGATCTGCAGCTTGGCCCAGGCGGCGAGATGCGGCGTCAGCGCCAGCACAACCGCGGGCGCGTGCTTGACCGGCGTGGTCTGGAACGCCTGCGCGCCGATCAGCATGCCGATATAGAGCAGGATCGGCGAAATCGCGACGACAGGCACCAGCGCCAGCAGCACCGAGATGATGCCGAACCAGGACAGCAGGACGACCATGACCCCGGTCGCGGCCGAATAGCCGATCCGGCCGCCCATGGCCTTCCAGCCGGGATGGCCGATATAAACCGCGTTGATGAAGGGATTGCCCATCAGGCAGCCGATCAGGCTGACGACACCGTCGGCCGTGAGCACCCGCGTGGTCGGATATTCGTCGCCGGCGGCTTCCGCGCTCTCGACATTGTCCATGGCCTCGACGAGGTCGTAGATGCCGAACGGAATGGCGGTGACGAGAATGATGCCGAGGAATTCGAAGCCGGAGAAGACGTAGCCCAAGGCGGGAATCGGCACCGAGAAGCCGAAGTTTGCGAAGGCGTCACCAACGCCCTTGATGCTCAGCCCGCCGAGACCGAGGCCGAACAGGTTCGAGCCCCAGGCGATGACCATGCCGACGGCGATCGCAACGAGGCCGGCCGGAATGCCGCGCCAATACTTCACGCCACCGAACCAGCTCACCAGGATAATGGCGAAGCAGACGAGACCGATCTGCGGCGTCATGTACATCTCCAGCGCCGGCCGCATCGAGATGAAGGTGACGGAGACGCCGGCGAGCGTGCCGAGCAGCGCCGCCCGCGGCGTGATCTTGCGGATGAACGGCGCGATGAAGCCGCCGATCATGAGAATGAAGCTCTGGAAGAACACCCAGACCAAGCCGGCCGACCAACCCTTGAGGGGGTCACCGGTCTTGATCGTGATCGGCAGCATGATCACGAAGGTGACGATGAACATGTGCGGCACGCTGACGCCTGACGGCAACGCGCAGACGTCGCTGCGGCCGGTCTTCTGCGCCAGACGATAGGCGAGGTACGCATAGTAGAAGGTGGAGAGACACATCATCAGCCCAAGCGCGGGCAGGATGCGACCGAACACAAGGCTGTCCGGCATCTTCAAGACGAAGCGCAGCAAGCCCGTGAGCACCAGCATGTTGACGAGGATGTTGGTGCCGAAGCCGAAAAACGCATTCCAGTCGCCCGAGGTCCATAGTGCCGGCTTGAACCCGGACCGATCGATTTCAGATTTGCCGGCCATCCCCGTCAATGCGCTCATGATACTGCCCCTATGTTGTCGAAATCCTCATTGCTTCCAACACTGCGGCGGAGTCCGTAACCCAGCCGAAGATGCCGCCCTGGGCCTTGATCATCTTCAGGCCCATCTCGTGAAACTCGGGAAAGTAGGACGCGCAACCGTCCGACATGACGACGCAGCGATAGCCGCGGTCGTTGGCCTCGCGCACCGTGGTGTTGACGCACACTTCGGTGGTGACGCCGCACACCAGCAGGTTCTCGATGCCGTATTTCTCCAGCACGTCAGTTAGCTCGGTGGCGTAGAACGCGCCCTTGCCGGGCTTGTCGATCACGATTTCGCTGTCGAGCGGATAGAGCTCGGGAATGATGTCGTGACCGGCCTCGCCGCGAATGAGAATGCGGCCCATCGGGCCGGGATCGCCGATACGCAAGGACGGCGCGCCGCGCTCGACTTTCGCCGACGGCGCATCGGAGAGATCGGGCAGATGGCCCTCGCGGGTGTGGATCACCAGCATGCCGGTGTCGCGCGCCGCCTGCAGCACGGCACCGATCGGCTTCACCGCGCGCGCAAGCTGGCTGACATCGTTGCCGAGAGTCTCGCCGAACCCCCCGGACTCCATGAAGTCGCGCTGCATGTCGATGATCAGGAGCGCGGTGGCGGGCCAGTCGAGCGTGATCGGCTCAGGCTCGGCGCTGATGACACCCAATGTCGGCTTGCTCGAACTCAGCATGACGGCCGCCCCTCGCGAGAACTGCGCCGGGAGTTCTGCAAGCGGCGTGCCATTGTGTACAATTGCGGTGGAGCGTGGGCGGCGAGAGAATTCGCTGCATGCTCAGAAACTTACGCGGGCGACCGATACCTGCTTATTCCCTGTGCGACGGCTTTGCGACGTGCATCTGCTCAAAGGATGAGCGGCAATCCGCGGTCATTCCGGGGCGACCCTTGAGCGTCGAACCCGGAAATCCATCCGGCCGCAGAACGTGAGGCGAAATGGATTCCGGCCTCGCGCTACGCGCCCCGAAATGACCGCAGAGTGTGATGCTACCGCCCCGCCCCATACAGCTGCCGATACTCGTCCTCATACGGCGCGTAGGAATCCTTCAGCGTCGCCATGTTCAGCAGCATGGTCGCCACCAACGTGCCCGCCTTGTCGAACACGCGCGTCCTGGCCCAGGCGCTTTCGGTACGGCGGCTGCCGGAGAGCGCGACCACCTCGCGCTCGACCTCGTAGTCCTCGTCGACGAAGAGCGGCCCCTTCACCAGCCTGATTTCCTGATCGGCGAACAGGCCGACGGCCGGTCCCTTGGCCGGCAGCGGATCGTCCTTGGAGCGGTACTGGAACAGCACGCTCAGCATCTCCATCGGAATGATGGGCTTGCGCCACGGATTATCGGCGCCGGAATAATATGGCGAGCCCTCGGTGATCACGGCGAGCTTCTGCCGGAGGGTGAATGGATAGAGATCGCCCATGTTCTGGTCGAAGGCCATGCGGACCGACTGCCGCCTTCCGGTGTGGGCCACCTTCACGTCGCGGAGGATCACGGGGTCCGTGAGCGGCTTGAGCTCGGCGAGACGCGCCTCGAGCGCGGTCGCTGCGTGCGGCTCTCCGACCGAGGCGGTGCCGCGCAGCACCTCGGTGCCGTCGCGCTTGAGCATCTGGACCTGGCACTGGCTTGTGCCGGGCAGCGGCTTCGACAAGATCGCCTGCACCTCCTCGCCTTCGTAGCAGACGCTGCGGTAATGCGCGGAGAGACACCCCGTCTCGAACCAGTCGCGTCCCCAGAGCCGTTCGCCGAGCGGCGCGAACTGGCTGAAATGGGTCGGCCCCTCGATGGTGCCGCCCTTGAAGCCAAGCTTCTGCGCGGTGGCGTCGTCATGGATGGAGGCGTGCGCGTCGTAGGTTTGCGCCTGAAGCATCTGGCGCGGCCCACGCCACGGCCCGATCAGGGCCTCGGCCGTCTCCGTGATCTCGGTGTCGAATGCGTTTGCCATCATGGTTCTCTCCACAGGCAGCCATGACTAGCAGGACCGCCACGGATGCGGCCAGCGATATTGACTTCGCTGGCGCATGCTTTTGACTGTCACAATTCGCGTCGCGCAGCCGTAATCCCTCCCGCAGCGCAAACCCACGCTCGAACGTAAACCGAGGACTTCCGAATGACGCTGTTGCAGGTCGAGCTGGACGACAAATACCGGCTCGAATCGAAGCGGATCTTCCTGTCCGGCACGCAGGCCCTGGTCCGCCTGCCCATGTTGCAGCGCGAACGCGACCGGCTGCAGGGGCTCAACACCGGCGGCTTCATCTCGGGCTATCGTGGTTCGCCGCTCGGCATGTACGACCACGCGCTGTGGCGCGCGAAGTCGCACCTCCAGCAGCACGACATCGCCTTCGTCCCCGGTCTGAACGAGGATCTGGCGGCAACCGCCGTCTGGGGCAGCCAGCAGGTCGGCCTGTTTCCCGGAGCCAAGGTCGATGGCGTGTTCGGCATCTGGTACGGCAAGGGGCCCGGCGTCGACCGTTCGGTCGATGCGCTCAAGCATGCCAATGCGGCCGGCACCTCCCTCAATGGCGGCGTGCTGGCGCTGGCCGGCGACGATCATGGCTGCCAGTCCTCGACGCTGGCTCATCAGAGCGAGCAGGTGTTCGCGGCGGCGCTGATTCCCGTGATCAATCCAGCGACGCTGCAGGACTATCTCGATCTCGGCCTCTACGGCTTCGCCCTATCACGCTTCTCCGGCTGCTGGGTCGGCTTCAAGGCGATCAGCGAGACCGTCGAGAGCTCGGCGTCCATCTACAGCGATCCCGAGCGTATCCAGATCAGGCTTCCCGACGATTTCGAGATGCCGCCCGGCGGCCTCAATATCCGCTGGCCGGATCCGCCGCTGGAGGCTGAGAAGCGCCTGTTCGGCCCGAAGATGGCGGCGGTGCAGGCCTTCGCCCGCGCCAACCAGCTTGACCGCATCGTGCTCGATTCCAAACCGGCACGCCTTGGCATCGTCGCGACCGGCAAGGCCTATCTCGACCTGCGCCAGGCCCTCGCCGACTTAGGCATCACCGACAAGGACGCGCAGGATCTGGGCCTTCGCATCTACAAGGTCGCGATGACCTGGCCGCTGGAGGAGAGCGGCGCGAAACGTTTCGCCGAAGGTCTTCAGGACGTGCTGGTGGTCGAGGAGAAGCGCGGCTTCATCGAAGACCAGTTGATGCGCATCCTCTACAATATCGATGCGTCCAGGCGCCCGACCGTCACCGGCAAGCGTGACGAGCGCGGCGCGCCGCTACTGCCGAGCGAGGGTGAGCTGACGCCGACGATCGTTGCCTCCGCCCTCGTCGCACGACTGCGCAAGCTCGGTCATCACAGCCCGGTGCTTGAGCAGCGGCTGGCGCGGCTCGAGGCTTTCGACAATCCCGTCACCACCAGCGCGCCGATCAAGCTCGCGCGCACGCCGTTTTTCTGCTCGGGCTGTCCGCACAACACGTCGACGCGCGTGCCGGAGGGCAGCCGCGCCATGGCCGGCATCGGCTGCCACGGCATGGCCCTGAGCATGCCCACCCGCCGCACCGATCTGATCTCGCATATGGGCGCCGAGGGCGTGAACTGGATCGGCCAGTCTCCCTTCACGACCGAGACCCACATCTTCCAGAATCTCGGCGACGGGACTTATACTCATTCCGGTCTTCTGGCACTGCGCGCCGCCTCCGCCGCCGGCATCAACATCACGTACAAGATCCTCTACAACGACGCGGTCGCCATGACCGGCGGCCAGCCGGCCGAAGGCGCCTTCAACGTCGCGCAGATCGCCCATCAAGTCTGGGCCGAAGGCGTCAAGCGGCTCGCGATCGTCTCCGACGATCCGAGCAAATACCCGCAAGGCAATTACTTCCCGCAAGGCGCGACCATCCATCATCGCCGCGAACTCGATGCCGTGCAGTGCGAGCTGCGCGATATCAAGGGTCTCACGGCCATCATCTACGACCAGACCTGCGCCGCGGAAAAGCGCCGCCGCCGCAAGCGCGGGCTCTATCCCGATCCTGCCAAGCGCGCCTTCATCAACGAACTGGTCTGCGAAGGCTGCGGCGATTGCTCGCAGGCCTCCAATTGCGTCTCAGTGCAGCCGCTGGAGACCGAGTTCGGCCGCAAGCGCCAGATCGACCAGTCGAACTGCAACAAGGACTTTTCCTGCGTCGAGGGCTTCTGCCCGAGCTTCGTCACCGTCCATGGCGGCACGCTCAAACGCATGAAGACCTCAGGGGTCGATTCCGGTCAGCTGTTCGCCGACCTGCCGCTGCCGCCGGTACGCGAGCTGGACGGCCCCTACAACATCCTCGTCACCGGCATCGGCGGCACCGGCGTCATCACCATCGGCGCCCTGCTCGGCATGGCCGCCCATGTCGACGGCCGTGGCTGCTCGGCGCTCGATTTCACCGGCCTGTCGCAGAAGAACGGCGCAGTGATGAGCCACGTCCGCATCGCGCCGAAGCCCGAGGACATCTCCGCGGTCCGCATCACCACCGGCGGCGCCGACGTCATCCTCGGCTGCGACATGATCGTCTCGGCGGGCCCCTCCGCGCTCAGCCGCGCCGAGCGCGGCGTGACGAAGGCCTACGTCAACGCCGATTTGCAGCCGACCGCGAGCTTCGTGCAGAATCCCGATCTCGACTTCGAGATGGGCACGATGCAGACCGTGCTGCGCGACGCGGTCGGCGACAAGAACCTCGACATCATCGATGCGACGGGCATTGCTTCAGCGCTGATGGGCGATTCCATCGCGACCAATCCCTTCATGCTCGGCTTCGCCTTCCAGAAGGGCGCCATCCCGCTGTCGCTCGACGCCCTGCTCCGCGCCATCGAGATCAACGGCGCCGCGATCGAGATGAACAAGCTCGCCTTCACCTGGGGCCGTCTCGCCGCCCACGACATGTCGCGCGTGCGCAGCGTGCTTCAATTCAAGAGCCGGGCATCGGCACCGACGAAGTCGCTCGACGATATCATCGCGACCCGCGCCGAATTCCTGTCCGGCTATCAGGACAAGGCCTACGCCGACCGCTACCTCGCGGCCGTTGCCAAGGTGCGCAAGGCCGAGACATCGGCCTCGCCCGCGTCCACGGAGCTGACCGAGGCTATCGCGAAAAACCTGTTCAAGCTGATGTCCTACAAGGACGAATATG
The nucleotide sequence above comes from Bradyrhizobium sp. NDS-1. Encoded proteins:
- a CDS encoding regulator, which encodes MSALTGMAGKSEIDRSGFKPALWTSGDWNAFFGFGTNILVNMLVLTGLLRFVLKMPDSLVFGRILPALGLMMCLSTFYYAYLAYRLAQKTGRSDVCALPSGVSVPHMFIVTFVIMLPITIKTGDPLKGWSAGLVWVFFQSFILMIGGFIAPFIRKITPRAALLGTLAGVSVTFISMRPALEMYMTPQIGLVCFAIILVSWFGGVKYWRGIPAGLVAIAVGMVIAWGSNLFGLGLGGLSIKGVGDAFANFGFSVPIPALGYVFSGFEFLGIILVTAIPFGIYDLVEAMDNVESAEAAGDEYPTTRVLTADGVVSLIGCLMGNPFINAVYIGHPGWKAMGGRIGYSAATGVMVVLLSWFGIISVLLALVPVVAISPILLYIGMLIGAQAFQTTPVKHAPAVVLALTPHLAAWAKLQIDTMLGSTMMAATTVGGLAADKADAVKAAAIAALPQQGVFYHGLEVMGGGSILGGLILGAIGVFIIERDFEKASAFALVGAVLTYFGFMHGEAVGIGGGFGVTPAVALAYAVMAAGLFAASKLGASEHYAAHTEMSAAPAE
- a CDS encoding indolepyruvate ferredoxin oxidoreductase family protein, with protein sequence MTLLQVELDDKYRLESKRIFLSGTQALVRLPMLQRERDRLQGLNTGGFISGYRGSPLGMYDHALWRAKSHLQQHDIAFVPGLNEDLAATAVWGSQQVGLFPGAKVDGVFGIWYGKGPGVDRSVDALKHANAAGTSLNGGVLALAGDDHGCQSSTLAHQSEQVFAAALIPVINPATLQDYLDLGLYGFALSRFSGCWVGFKAISETVESSASIYSDPERIQIRLPDDFEMPPGGLNIRWPDPPLEAEKRLFGPKMAAVQAFARANQLDRIVLDSKPARLGIVATGKAYLDLRQALADLGITDKDAQDLGLRIYKVAMTWPLEESGAKRFAEGLQDVLVVEEKRGFIEDQLMRILYNIDASRRPTVTGKRDERGAPLLPSEGELTPTIVASALVARLRKLGHHSPVLEQRLARLEAFDNPVTTSAPIKLARTPFFCSGCPHNTSTRVPEGSRAMAGIGCHGMALSMPTRRTDLISHMGAEGVNWIGQSPFTTETHIFQNLGDGTYTHSGLLALRAASAAGINITYKILYNDAVAMTGGQPAEGAFNVAQIAHQVWAEGVKRLAIVSDDPSKYPQGNYFPQGATIHHRRELDAVQCELRDIKGLTAIIYDQTCAAEKRRRRKRGLYPDPAKRAFINELVCEGCGDCSQASNCVSVQPLETEFGRKRQIDQSNCNKDFSCVEGFCPSFVTVHGGTLKRMKTSGVDSGQLFADLPLPPVRELDGPYNILVTGIGGTGVITIGALLGMAAHVDGRGCSALDFTGLSQKNGAVMSHVRIAPKPEDISAVRITTGGADVILGCDMIVSAGPSALSRAERGVTKAYVNADLQPTASFVQNPDLDFEMGTMQTVLRDAVGDKNLDIIDATGIASALMGDSIATNPFMLGFAFQKGAIPLSLDALLRAIEINGAAIEMNKLAFTWGRLAAHDMSRVRSVLQFKSRASAPTKSLDDIIATRAEFLSGYQDKAYADRYLAAVAKVRKAETSASPASTELTEAIAKNLFKLMSYKDEYEVARLYTEGSFAKKVSEKFDGDFTLKYHLAPPIFAKRDKATGRLRKQEFGGWMIHAFRVLARLKFLRGGAFDPFGRTEERRTERKLVGDYLGMIDQRIVGLQAAQIPLLTRLARVPETIRGFGHVKEANIKLASAETARLEAELDNSRFAAAAE
- a CDS encoding cysteine hydrolase family protein gives rise to the protein MLSSSKPTLGVISAEPEPITLDWPATALLIIDMQRDFMESGGFGETLGNDVSQLARAVKPIGAVLQAARDTGMLVIHTREGHLPDLSDAPSAKVERGAPSLRIGDPGPMGRILIRGEAGHDIIPELYPLDSEIVIDKPGKGAFYATELTDVLEKYGIENLLVCGVTTEVCVNTTVREANDRGYRCVVMSDGCASYFPEFHEMGLKMIKAQGGIFGWVTDSAAVLEAMRISTT